The genomic DNA CGTTCTTTTACAACCAATACAGATTATACTGTAGTAAATACGTTCACTACACCGCCATTTACACTATTCAATATTGAACCTTATGCAAGTACTCAACCAATTGGAACAACGGGTGTTCGTACGACTTACATATTACCAGGTCCCCCTATTTCGCCAGATGAATTAATTATAGTTCAAGATGTTAACGTAATAGGAACTACTTTTAATGATTCCTACATTGAAGTAAGCGTAGGGATTACAAATGACGGAGATATACCTGCCCAAATTGGTATTCGTTATCTTTGGGACTTTATCATTCTTAGTGACGACGGACCAACCTTTCAAGCACTGCTGCCAAATGGTCCAGTATTAACCAATGAAGCTGAATTTACTCCTCCAACCTTTGAAGCTTATCAGATGGTGGATAATGATACAAATCCATCACCGCCCTCCTTCATTGTATATGGAACCGCCCTTGGTACAAGCCAATTGCCAGTTAGCATTGCACCAAGTAAAATACAATACGCAAGTTGGTCTGGTAGTGTAGTTACAGCATTTGACTATGCAACCGATCCGAATAAAGATATAGCGGATGAACCAATAAACGATACTGCAGTCCTTTACTATTGGGGTCATAATACGAATAGTGCAGTTATTCTTGAGGCTGGTGGGGGCTCTTTCACCAGGACAGCAGCATTATTTGCAACAAAGCCTGGCATTGTACCACCGTTTATTAACAACAACATATGCGCTGAGTTTATAAGAATATTTGGTGCATGCCGACAAGAAGCAGAAAGGACTATGACCTTCCGTATTCCTGAATTAAAGCTCCGAACCTATTTAGGTTGTTCTATAAAAAGTAGGCGCTGTTTTGTTTTAAGAACCAGTGAACCTAATGAAGCGGAGATCGTTGAAGCAATAATATTACTATCCTTCGTGTTAGATTATCAGATTAGTATTAGTGGTCGAATCAGACATATTTTTAGATTATTTAATTTTACCACTACGACCTCAATACTAGCACCAGAAGGTACTCGTGTTAGTTGTGAAATTCTTGAGTCATCCTGTGAAAGTACCGTATCGACTAATTGCTTAATTCAAACAACAGTTCAAGCAACTGTTTTAGTTCGATCCAAGGGTATCGAAACGACTATACTACCTTTTGTAGCAGGTTGTCCTACCAGTTTGTGTAACCCCGAAGCATAGAAGAAAAAATAAAAGGGCTGATGCAAATCTAACACATTGTTAGAGATGCAGCAGCTCTTTAAAAATCTAATCTATAGCTTCCTCAAGTTGATATTTTATTGGCCACTTCATATTGATCAGAAGTCATAGCATCACCTCATCTAGTTTTACAACTGCGTATATTTTTTGCTTGTCCCCTTGGCTTTTTCCACTGGATATTTTTCTCGGTTCTTTTCAATCTTCTTAAGGGTCGCTTCCTTTAAATCAATTCCTATGCAATCAGCCATTAACAAGCAATATAAAAAAAATCCGCTAAAATCCAAAGGAATGGTTATATCTATTTCTAATATTAATTAACCACAAAATACCTCAATAAAGCTATGGTGTAACTAACACGTGAATCCATTTCTTGGTAACAAATCTTTTGTAGACAATCACAGCCTTCACCACTTCTTCGAAATAGGAAACACCAATTAAAAGCGGAATACTAATTGGCAGGAAATAAACAGCCGCAAAGGTTGCCGGAACACCAATAACCCAGACGGTTATAGCATCTACAATCATACAGTAGGTCGTATCGCCTCCACTTCTGAGAACCGATATGAACATAATATAATTAAAATTACGAATCGGTAGATAAATGCTCATCACGACAACACAAGACATTGCTAGTTTCAGTGTATCCTCTGATAAATCGAGAATAACATTTAAAAATGGACTTATTGCAATCATAAGAATTCCTATTAGAATCGCCATCAATACCCCTGCTTTTAACGTCATTTTTGCATAAGTAAATGCTATTTTGTCGTCTCCTCTACCAATTACATTGCCAATTAAAACTGCCGCAGCTCCACCAAATCCGGTAAAAATAGCCCAACATAAGTCTGTTAAAGTCATGGAGATCTGCATTGCTGCCATGGAACTTGCACCCAACTTACCATAAGCTATGTAATAAACAGAAGTTCCGACAACCCATAGCCCTTCATTGATGATGACTGGAAGAATTGTCTTTAAGATTTTATTGAACAGTTCTCTTGAGAATACAAACAACTCACGAATTTTTCCATTTAACGGATGCGTACGATCCAAATAGATAAAGCACATTAAAATAACAAATTCTAGCAGTCTCGAAATAAAAGTTGCAATAGCTGCCCCTTCAACACCTAAACTTGGAAAGCCAAAATGTCCTTCGATTAATAGATAATTAATAAAGGTATTGAGTAAAATGGATATAATGCTCCCAATCATGGGAACTTTGGTTCGATGAACACATCGACTTGCATTACTAAATGCGAAAGTTAAGGTCATTGCCAGGTAGGAAATCGAAACGATACGTAAATAGCTGCTTCCCAGTTCAATAACCTTAGCATCCTTAATAAATACGGCCATCACCATTTCAGGAGTCAAAAATGCCAAGCCAAAAA from Firmicutes bacterium HGW-Firmicutes-1 includes the following:
- a CDS encoding MATE family efflux transporter, encoding MELQLKTNVLKGFYKQMVILGLPIMIQNLVSTSLNMVDTIMISSQGEQALAAVAIANKFLFIMLVIMFGINSGTSIFISQYYGANDHKNIQSVLGMGIILGTGVCAVFFGLAFLTPEMVMAVFIKDAKVIELGSSYLRIVSISYLAMTLTFAFSNASRCVHRTKVPMIGSIISILLNTFINYLLIEGHFGFPSLGVEGAAIATFISRLLEFVILMCFIYLDRTHPLNGKIRELFVFSRELFNKILKTILPVIINEGLWVVGTSVYYIAYGKLGASSMAAMQISMTLTDLCWAIFTGFGGAAAVLIGNVIGRGDDKIAFTYAKMTLKAGVLMAILIGILMIAISPFLNVILDLSEDTLKLAMSCVVVMSIYLPIRNFNYIMFISVLRSGGDTTYCMIVDAITVWVIGVPATFAAVYFLPISIPLLIGVSYFEEVVKAVIVYKRFVTKKWIHVLVTP